The Amblyomma americanum isolate KBUSLIRL-KWMA chromosome 5, ASM5285725v1, whole genome shotgun sequence genome window below encodes:
- the LOC144134413 gene encoding organic cation transporter protein-like — MSRAGSPRSGTPSASVSFSAVPATSVASTDEVQTGGPYGHGSYQRRTLSFGIAAMVVLLCHSQSFALISGPVDHWCKPPPQFSHLSVETWKNVGIPLDEEGGYSQCYAYVHLTVGNGSGPTETFACDAWDYDQRMARRTVRSFWNMVCHRSWLRALADAVYMSGALVLVPLTGYVADMSGRQPVITAAVMAVLFSALGSCCADTYFVYVATRFVSSGSASTIFVITFILIYEVTPFKYQASYLVLMNSIPFVCTNMFILVMVRLDLPWFWLQTVVLSPTLLLLSAFGVISESPLWLITMSRFREAEEVMKRAAKANGVKLEAAQQSVRRLRSQLKGREGSHTAVSPAVVVSAGQLRERAAIVVFVNFVVMLAFYRLVWAMLEHQDSEMVMVTDLCVGIPCYTALYIAINVAGRKQLLLFMLPLLGGLCSLCGVAVYARPWYFPYVLMTIAKQCSILTTIAHLVFTAELFPTSARCAVMCAAYACGRVGGIVASSLRLLKAYRREDVGFAIVGSAVFVCLVFVLRLPETSCGRQEHPNIEQRKDPLFLMQESLKPMPRASGHSSPRAARSARR; from the coding sequence ATGTCGCGCGCCGGCAGTCCGAGGTCGGGCACGCCATCCGCGTCTGTCAGTTTCTCCGCGGTGCCCGCCACCAGCGTAGCATCGACCGACGAAGTGCAGACTGGCGGACCGTACGGCCACGGCAGCTACCAACGGCGGACGCTCTCCTTCGGCATCGCCGCCATGGTGGTCCTGCTCTGCCACAGCCAGTCATTCGCCCTCATCTCGGGCCCCGTGGACCACTGGTGCAAGCCCCCACCGCAGTTCTCCCATCTGTCGGTCGAGACCTGGAAAAACGTGGGCATACCTCTGGACGAAGAAGGCGGCTACAGCCAGTGCTACGCCTACGTCCATCTCACAGTCGGTAACGGCAGCGGCCCCACGGAGACATTTGCATGCGATGCGTGGGACTACGATCAAAGAATGGCCAGGCGGACTGTCCGCAGCTTCTGGAACATGGTCTGCCACCGGTCGTGGCTGCGGGCCCTGGCCGACGCAGTCTACATGAGTGGAGCACTGGTCCTCGTTCCCTTGACCGGGTACGTGGCTGACATGTCGGGCCGGCAGCCCGTAATCACCGCAGCTGTGATGGCTGTGCTCTTCAGCGCTCTGGGCAGCTGTTGCGCGGACACGTACTTCGTCTACGTGGCCACACGGTTCGTCAGCTCAGGAAGTGCGAGCACCATCTTTGTAATCACGTTTATTCTCATCTACGAGGTGACTCCGTTCAAGTACCAGGCATCGTACCTAGTCCTCATGAACTCCATCCCGTTCGTCTGCACCAATATGTTTATCCTCGTCATGGTCCGCCTTGATTTGCCCTGGTTTTGGCTGCAGACAGTCGTCTTGAGTCCCACGCTCCTCCTGCTCTCCGCTTTCGGCGTCATCAGCGAGTCGCCCCTTTGGCTCATCACGATGTCCCGATTCCGCGAAGCGGAGGAAGTCATGAAGCGAGCTGCCAAGGCAAACGGCGTGAAGCTCGAAGCAGCCCAGCAGTCGGTGCGCAGACTGCGGTCGCAGCTAAAAGGTCGGGAGGGCAGTCACACCGCCGTCTCACCGGCTGTTGTCGTGAGCGCTGGGCAACTTCGCGAGCGAGCCGCTATCGTCGTCTTCGTGAACTTCGTCGTCATGCTCGCCTTCTACCGCTTGGTGTGGGCCATGTTGGAGCACCAAGACTCCGAGATGGTAATGGTCACGGACTTGTGCGTGGGAATACCCTGCTACACAGCCCTCTACATCGCCATCAACGTCGCCGGCAGGAAGCAGCTTCTCTTGTTCATGCTGCCTCTGCTCGGAGGTCTGTGCAGTTTGTGCGGCGTGGCTGTGTACGCGCGTCCCTGGTACTTCCCGTACGTCCTCATGACCATCGCCAAGCAGTGCTCCATACTGACCACGATTGCGCACTTGGTCTTCACAGCGGAGCTGTTCCCGACGAGCGCTCGATGCGCGGTCATGTGCGCAGCGTACGCCTGTGGTCGCGTAGGGGGGATTGTCGCCTCTTCGCTCCGACTGCTCAAGGCGTACAGGCGCGAGGATGTGGGCTTTGCCATCGTCGGTAGCGCGGTATTTGTCTGCCTGGTATTTGTTCTGAGACTGCCGGAGACAAGCTGTGGACGCCAAGAGCACCCAAACATAGAGCAGAGGAAGGATCCGCTGTTTTTAATGCAAGAGTCTCTGAAGCCAATGCCACGCGCCAGTGGACACAGCAGTCCACGAGCAGCTCGCAGTGCTCGTCGATAA
- the LOC144133094 gene encoding DNA-directed RNA polymerase II subunit RPB7, with translation MFYHISLDHEILLHPRYFGPQLVETVKQKLYAEVEGTCTGKYGFVVAVTTIDNIGGGLIQPGRGFVVYPVRYKAIVFRPFKGEVLDAVVTQVNKVGLFTEIGPLSCFISRHSIPSDMQFDPNSNPPCYRTQDEDIIIQQDDEIRLKIVGTRVDASDIFAIGTLMDDYLGLS, from the exons ATGTTTTACCAC ATCTCGCTGGACCACGAAATCCTGCTGCACCCCCGATACTTCGGGCCGCAGCTAGTCGAGACCGTGAAGCAGAAGCTGTACGCCGAGGTTGAGGGCACCTGCACGGGCAA GTATGGCTTCGTGGTTGCTGTCACAACCATCGACAACATTGGTGGCGGCCTGATACAGCCTGGCAGGGGCTTTGTCGTGTATCCTGTCCGGTACAAGGCCATCGTCTTCAGGCCGTTCAAGGGGGAAGTGCTTGATGCTGTAGTCACACAAGTCAATAAG GTGGGGCTCTTCACGGAGATTGGCCCCCTGTCCTGCTTCATCTCTAGACAT TCCATCCCATCAGATATGCAGTTTGACCCGAACTCGAACCCACCATGCTACAGGACACAAGACGAG GACATCATCATCCAGCAAGATGACGAGATCAGGCTAAAGATTGTAGGCACTCGGGTGGATGCGTCAGACATC tttgccATTGGCACGCTTATGGATGACTATCTCG gtctCAGCTGA